Genomic window (Pseudostreptobacillus hongkongensis):
ATACAAAGAGCAGAATTGCAAAGAAAAATATGGAATATAGCTGATGCTTTAAGGGGTTCAGTAGATGGTTGGGATTTTAAACAATATGTATTAGGAACATTGTTTTATAGATTTATTTCAGAAAATATAGTAGAGTTTTTTAATTCAGCAGAACATGAATCAGGAGATTTAGAATTTGATTATGTAAATTTATCTGATGAAGA
Coding sequences:
- a CDS encoding type I restriction-modification system subunit M N-terminal domain-containing protein; this translates as MAENEVIQRAELQRKIWNIADALRGSVDGWDFKQYVLGTLFYRFISENIVEFFNSAEHESGDLEFDYVNLSDE